The genomic stretch CTGGTTATGTATCTGGGGCAGATGGTCGAGATGGCACCGTCTAAGAAGCTGTTTGAAAATCCGATGCATCCTTATACCCAGGCACTTTTATCAGCAATTCCAGTGCCGGATCCGGATTTTAAGATGGAGCGCATTGCAATGAAAGGGGAGTTAACATCGCCGATCAATCCCGAACCGGGCTGCCGGTTTGCCAAACGCTGTCCCTATGTCAGCCAGGTATGTACCAGCCGGGAAACGGTATTAAAAGAGATGGAGCCGGGGCATTTTGTCAGCTGTCAGATGGTTCAGAATACATAGCGGGATAAATTCTGGAATAGTCCAGTGTTTATAAAAAAAGAGAGGAGTTATCGTATGAAAAAGACATGGAAAAAAGTTGCAGCTTTGATACTTGTTGCAGCAGTATCTGTATCTGCTGCAGGGTGCGGCGGTTCCGGCGCAGACAAGGAAGTACAAGGCAATGCCCAGACGTCCGGCGAAAAACCGGCAGGTGGGACAGATACCGGCTCAGGAGAGCACAAAGACACACTAATCTGGGCTCAGGGAGCTGATATCACATCACTGGATCCTCATCAGGGGAAAGAAACTACGGCTGTTCAGGTAACCAAGCATATCTTTGATACATTGACCGTGGTAAATCCTGAGACCGGCGTACTGGAACCCTCGTTGGCAGAAAGCTGGGAGCAGACTTCTGATACCAGTTATAGATTTAAACTTCGCCAGGATGTAAAATTTCATGATGGTTCCCAAATGACAGCAGAGGATGTGAAATTTTCTCTGGACCGTGCAATTAAATCTGCAGCGGTATCTTATATCGTAGACTTTATCGATACGGTCAATGCAGTGGATGAGTATACGGTGGATATTACCCTGGATGCCCCATATGCACCGGCACTTCGTAATTTGTCTGTCCCCTTTGCGGCAATTGTCCCTAAGAAAGCAGTAGAGCAGGACGAAGAGGGATTTAAGCTTCACCCAATTGGCTCCGGTCCCTACAAATTTGTTGATTGGAAGCAGGGAGATTCTGCCCGGCTGGAAGCATTTGACGAATATTGGGGAACTCCGGCGGTGACCAGGAATCTGGTAATGCGCGTTATTCCTGAGGCATCCCAGAGAACGATTGCACTGGAAACGGGGGAAGTCGATCTTGCCTATGATATTCTCCCTAATGATATAGCCAAGATCAATGATAATCCTAAGCTGGCGCTGTTTGAAGCCCCATCACTGTCTTGTTACTATATCTCCATGAATATGAATAAGGTACCATTTGACAATGCAAAGGTCAGATCGGCACTTAATTATGCCATAGATCGCCAGACACTGATTGATACGATTGCCTGCGGTGCCGGTCAGCCTGCGGATGCGATCATCGCACCA from Lacrimispora sphenoides JCM 1415 encodes the following:
- a CDS encoding ABC transporter substrate-binding protein, giving the protein MKKTWKKVAALILVAAVSVSAAGCGGSGADKEVQGNAQTSGEKPAGGTDTGSGEHKDTLIWAQGADITSLDPHQGKETTAVQVTKHIFDTLTVVNPETGVLEPSLAESWEQTSDTSYRFKLRQDVKFHDGSQMTAEDVKFSLDRAIKSAAVSYIVDFIDTVNAVDEYTVDITLDAPYAPALRNLSVPFAAIVPKKAVEQDEEGFKLHPIGSGPYKFVDWKQGDSARLEAFDEYWGTPAVTRNLVMRVIPEASQRTIALETGEVDLAYDILPNDIAKINDNPKLALFEAPSLSCYYISMNMNKVPFDNAKVRSALNYAIDRQTLIDTIACGAGQPADAIIAPLVFGYYSPGAYEYNPEKAKELLAEAGYPDGFTTSIWVNDNQARVEICQAIQAMLQDVGITCNVEVMEFGSFISRTSAGEHDMGYFGWVTSTTDADYTYYSLEHSSQQGAAGNRSFISDPEIDKLIETGRSSADEQVRLKAYEDLAVKLKEIGNNVPIYYNSITVGASAKVENFVIDPIGYHKLDQVKVAK